A stretch of DNA from Hoeflea ulvae:
CAACCATGGTCTCGGCGGTGATGCTGCCCCAGCACTGGATGATGTCGCCTTCGTAGTGCATCTCGTCATTGACGATCGGCTTGCCGTAGTCCGCGCGCCATTGTGCCGTCCGCGCGGTTTCGAAATGCTGGATCGACACATGATCGACCCAGGGCTTGCGGTGATCATAGAGCATGGCCGGATTGCCTTGGTGAATCGACTTGGGATGGCGCAGCGGATCGCCCTCCTCGATGATCGAGAAGAACCGGTCCCAGCGCCCCATCGGCTTGATGTCGAGCATGAAATCATATTCGTTTGCCAGCGACCACCAGACATTCCGGTAGGCCGCGATCCGCGCCACCAGGTAGCGCAAATACCGGTAATCCTGCTCTTCGCTCCAGGCGCAGTGACCCCAGCGGTCATAGGGGTGGAAGATGATCACATCAGCTTCGATTCCCATCTCGCCCAGTCTGGCGATCTGGTTTTCGAAATGCCGGAAGGCCTCGAAATTCGGCTTGTCGGGATCGTATTTGCCGTTGGCGTCCAGCTCATAGACATGGTGCAGCGGCTCGTTCTCGTTATAGGGATAGTGCTTGGGAAACACGCACATGCGCATCTTGTTGAAGGCGCCGCACTCGAGCGATTTCAAGGTCTGTTCCTGCAGCTCCAGCGGCTGATGGGTCCAGGCGTAGCAGGTGGTGGTGAAAGGCTTGAACGGTGTGCCGTCGGCATGGCCGAAGTGGAACCGGTTGCGCACGCTGACCGGGCCATGCACGCCATCGCGTGGTCCGGTGACTTCAAAACTGGCGGTCTGGCCATCCAGCGCCGCGGTCTCGGATTGTGTGCGCAGCGACCATGTCCCGGGCCGGTCCGGGCAGAAGCGAACCTTGAAGCTTCCCTCGCCATCATAGAAGCCGGGGACCCGGATGTGACGGTTGTCCTGCGAGAACACACCCCAGAATTCCGTGTCGAGATAGGGATTGCCGGAAATGCCGGTCTTGATCTCGTGTTCGATCACGTCCCATTGAGCGGTTGTTGCGTCGGTCATGCCTTGTGTCCCTCGTCTTGGTTGAAGCCGGCCTCAAGCCGTGCTTCGGTTTCTGCATCAAAGAAATGGGCCGCCGGTGTCCTGAACGACAGCCGGATATGATCGCCGGGCTTCATGTCGAGCCGTGCGTCGAGAACGCAGGTGACCTCCTGCCCGGCAATTTCCACCAGCACATGGGTGTCGGCGCCGGTCGGCTCGATCACCTTGACCGTGGCCGCTGTGCCGTCTTCAGGATCCAGCGAAATATCCTGCGGGCGCACGCCCAGCACGATGCCGCCATCATCGCCGACCTCGGGACGGCGTGCCAGCGCCACCCTTTCGCCATTGCTCAGCACCAGCGTCGCGCTGCCATCCGCGGCAAGCTTGCCGGGCAGGAAATTCATGGCGGGAGAGCCGAGGAAGCCGGCGACGAACATGTTTTTCGGATAATCGAACA
This window harbors:
- a CDS encoding DUF5060 domain-containing protein translates to MTDATTAQWDVIEHEIKTGISGNPYLDTEFWGVFSQDNRHIRVPGFYDGEGSFKVRFCPDRPGTWSLRTQSETAALDGQTASFEVTGPRDGVHGPVSVRNRFHFGHADGTPFKPFTTTCYAWTHQPLELQEQTLKSLECGAFNKMRMCVFPKHYPYNENEPLHHVYELDANGKYDPDKPNFEAFRHFENQIARLGEMGIEADVIIFHPYDRWGHCAWSEEQDYRYLRYLVARIAAYRNVWWSLANEYDFMLDIKPMGRWDRFFSIIEEGDPLRHPKSIHQGNPAMLYDHRKPWVDHVSIQHFETARTAQWRADYGKPIVNDEMHYEGDIIQCWGSITAETMVDRFWMTVMKGGYAGHGETYSHPQDLLWWAKGGELRGQSAERIAFLRKIVEEDATHGLTPAEEVDGLKAWRSLGTARDGDVTYIYFGEHRPVIWSLGLPVEDGDWEVDVIDTWNMTITPAKRVTAPVPVAIKHAERTVGGKADAAFGIELPGKPRLCVRVRPARKH